A window of the Acidimicrobiales bacterium genome harbors these coding sequences:
- a CDS encoding phosphatidylinositol kinase, translating to MPTEPDTPFDLAPEQLIELFESGEVEVEGRMPYSSNATLLVTVRGHDEVGDPIEQKAIYKPGQGERPLWDFPEGLYKREAAMYRLARALDLDVIPPTTIAVGPFGEGSFQAFVDADFAQHYFTLHEAGIGLDDMRSIAVLDIIGNNADRKSGHCLIGPDNRIYGIDNGLSFHAQFKLRTVMWDFVGEPVPESLMDSIDTFLETGPPIELACLLDAFEVDAMMTRARALLDAGVYPADDTDGHRWPWPLV from the coding sequence ATGCCGACCGAGCCCGACACCCCGTTCGACCTGGCTCCCGAGCAGCTGATCGAGCTGTTCGAGTCCGGCGAGGTCGAGGTCGAGGGCCGCATGCCCTACAGCTCCAACGCCACGCTCCTCGTCACGGTCCGAGGTCACGACGAGGTCGGCGATCCGATCGAGCAGAAGGCCATCTACAAGCCGGGCCAGGGTGAGCGACCCCTGTGGGACTTCCCCGAAGGTCTCTACAAGCGGGAGGCGGCGATGTACCGGCTCGCTCGGGCCCTCGACCTCGACGTCATCCCTCCCACCACCATCGCCGTCGGGCCGTTTGGCGAGGGGTCCTTTCAGGCGTTCGTCGACGCCGACTTCGCCCAGCACTACTTCACCTTGCACGAGGCCGGTATCGGGCTGGACGACATGCGTTCGATCGCCGTGCTCGACATCATCGGGAACAACGCCGACCGCAAATCCGGTCACTGCCTGATCGGTCCCGACAACCGCATCTACGGGATCGACAACGGATTGTCCTTCCACGCCCAGTTCAAGCTGCGCACCGTCATGTGGGACTTCGTGGGCGAGCCGGTGCCCGAGTCGCTGATGGACAGCATCGACACCTTCCTCGAGACGGGGCCGCCCATCGAGTTGGCCTGCCTGCTCGACGCCTTCGAGGTCGACGCGATGATGACTCGAGCCCGCGCCTTGCTCGATGCCGGCGTGTACCCGGCCGACGACACCGACGGCCACCGCTGGCCGTGGCCCCTGGTCTGA
- a CDS encoding flavin reductase family protein, producing the protein MQEDKTRFDVAELQGADPYKLLTGLVVPRPIGWIGSVSADGVHNLAPYSFFNAVSGNPPMVVFSAGYGDGVRKDTADNVKSTREFTVNIVTDTTVEAMNASSASLPASVDEFEHAGLTPLDSAFIAPKRVGEAKAQLECRLVNDMHIGAEGGGNWLFVGEVVAFWVDNDLLDGTRVDQAKLAAVGRHAGNWYSTTEHLFEIVRPA; encoded by the coding sequence ATGCAGGAAGACAAGACCCGATTCGACGTCGCCGAGCTGCAGGGAGCCGACCCCTACAAGCTGCTGACCGGACTCGTGGTGCCCCGCCCCATCGGGTGGATCGGCTCGGTGTCGGCCGACGGCGTGCACAACCTGGCGCCCTACTCGTTCTTCAACGCCGTCTCGGGCAATCCTCCGATGGTCGTGTTCTCCGCTGGCTACGGCGACGGCGTCCGCAAAGACACCGCCGACAATGTGAAGTCGACCCGTGAGTTCACGGTCAACATCGTCACCGACACCACGGTCGAGGCCATGAACGCCAGCTCGGCCAGCCTCCCCGCATCGGTCGACGAGTTCGAACACGCCGGCCTGACCCCACTCGACTCGGCCTTCATCGCCCCGAAACGGGTGGGCGAGGCCAAGGCGCAGCTCGAGTGCCGGCTGGTCAATGACATGCACATCGGTGCCGAGGGTGGCGGGAACTGGCTCTTCGTCGGCGAGGTCGTGGCGTTCTGGGTCGACAACGACCTGCTCGACGGAACGCGAGTCGACCAGGCCAAGCTGGCGGCGGTCGGACGACACGCCGGCAACTGGTACAGCACGACCGAGCACCTCTTCGAGATCGTCCGACCGGCCTGA
- a CDS encoding DUF3090 family protein: MSDSFDFRNASHFTAGAIGEPGRRVFFLQAGDQHQHVSFKLEKQQAIALATFLRTVLDDLPTPEGEPQPIALVNPVEPQWVVGQIAVGTAEPGEIMILVEELVITDEGDDEDDDNSFDEFDDRGARCTANITIAQAANFIRTVDELVSQSRPPCRICGGPLDPDGHVCPRLN, from the coding sequence ATGTCTGATTCCTTCGACTTCCGCAACGCCAGCCACTTCACCGCCGGCGCCATCGGTGAGCCGGGACGGCGGGTTTTCTTCCTCCAAGCCGGCGATCAGCACCAGCACGTTTCGTTCAAGCTGGAGAAGCAACAGGCGATTGCGCTCGCCACGTTCCTGCGCACCGTGCTGGACGACCTTCCGACGCCCGAAGGGGAACCGCAGCCCATCGCCCTGGTCAACCCCGTCGAACCACAGTGGGTCGTCGGACAGATCGCCGTCGGCACGGCCGAGCCCGGCGAGATCATGATCCTCGTCGAGGAGCTGGTCATCACCGACGAGGGCGACGACGAAGACGACGACAACTCGTTCGACGAGTTCGACGACCGCGGTGCTCGTTGCACCGCCAACATCACGATCGCCCAGGCGGCAAACTTCATTCGCACGGTCGACGAGTTGGTCAGCCAGAGTCGACCGCCGTGTCGCATCTGTGGTGGGCCGCTCGATCCCGACGGGCACGTCTGCCCGCGGTTGAACTGA